A single Diceros bicornis minor isolate mBicDic1 chromosome 7, mDicBic1.mat.cur, whole genome shotgun sequence DNA region contains:
- the ST3GAL4 gene encoding CMP-N-acetylneuraminate-beta-galactosamide-alpha-2,3-sialyltransferase 4 isoform X5: MVRSKPHTGKLGPAPLCMCPVGWKLLAMLALVLVVMVLYSISREDRYIELFYFPIPEKKEPCLQGEVERKASKLFGNYSRDQPIFLRLRDYFWVKTPSAYELPYGTKGSEDLLLRVLAITSYSIPESIQSLKCRRCVVVGNGHRLRNSSLGDAINKYDVVIRLNNAPVAGYEGDVGSKTTMRLFYPESAHFNPKVENNPDTLLVLVAFKAMDFHWIETILSDKKRVRKGFWKQPPLIWDVNPKQIRILNPFFMEITADRLLSLPMQQPRKIKQKPTTGLLAITLALHLCDLVHIAGFGYPDTHNKKQTIHYYEQITLKSMAGSGHNVSQEALAIKRMLEIGAVKNLTSF; this comes from the exons ATGGTCAGGTCCAAGCCCCATACTGGAAAGCTagggccag CTCCTCTGTGCATGTGCCCTGTAGGCTGGAAGCTCCTGGCCATGTTGGCTCTGGTCCTGGTTGTCATGGTGTTATATTCCATCTCCCGAGAAGACAGGTACATTGAACT TTTTTATTTTCCCATCCCGGAGAAGAAGGAGCCGTGCCTCCAGGGTGAGGTGGAGAGGAAGGCCTCTAAGCTCTTTGGCAA CTACTCCCGAGATCAGCCCATCTTCCTGCGGCTTAGGGATTATTTCTGGGTCAAGACACCATCTGCCTATGAGCTGCCCTATGGGACCAAGGGGAGTG AAGACCTGCTCCTCCGGGTTCTAGCCATCACCAGCTACTCCATTCCAGAGAGCATCCAGAG TCTCAAGTGCCGCCGCTGCGTGGTGGTGGGGAACGGGCACCGACTGCGCAATAGCTCGCTAGGAGATGCCATCAACAAGTACGATGTGGTCATCAG atTGAACAACGCCCCAGTGGCTGGCTATGAGGGTGACGTGGGCTCCAAGACCACCATGCGTCTCTTCTACCCTGAATCTGCCCACTTCAACCCCAAAGTGGAGAACAACCCAGACACACTCCTTGTGCTGGTAGCTTTCAAGGCGATGGACTTCCACTGGATTGAGACCATCCTGAGTGATAAGAAGCGG GTGCGAAAGGGCTTCTGGAAACAGCCTCCCCTCATCTGGGACGTCAACCCCAAACAGATTCGGATTCTCAACCCCTTCTTCATGGAGATCACAGCTGACAGACTGCTGAGCCTACCAATGCAACAGCCACGCAAGATTAAGCAG AAGCCCACCACAGGCCTGTTGGCCATCACTCTGGCCCTCCACCTCTGTGACTTGGTGCATATTGCTGGCTTTGGCTACCCAGACACCCACAATAAGAAGCAGACCATTCACTACTATGAGCAGATCACGCTCAAGTCCATGGCG GGGTCAGGCCACAACGTCTCCCAAGAGGCCCTGGCCATCAAGCGGATGCTGGAAATCGGAGCAGTCAAGAACCTCACCTCCTTCTGA
- the ST3GAL4 gene encoding CMP-N-acetylneuraminate-beta-galactosamide-alpha-2,3-sialyltransferase 4 isoform X6 — protein sequence MTSKSPPLCMCPVGWKLLAMLALVLVVMVLYSISREDRYIELFYFPIPEKKEPCLQGEVERKASKLFGNYSRDQPIFLRLRDYFWVKTPSAYELPYGTKGSEDLLLRVLAITSYSIPESIQSLKCRRCVVVGNGHRLRNSSLGDAINKYDVVIRLNNAPVAGYEGDVGSKTTMRLFYPESAHFNPKVENNPDTLLVLVAFKAMDFHWIETILSDKKRVRKGFWKQPPLIWDVNPKQIRILNPFFMEITADRLLSLPMQQPRKIKQKPTTGLLAITLALHLCDLVHIAGFGYPDTHNKKQTIHYYEQITLKSMAGSGHNVSQEALAIKRMLEIGAVKNLTSF from the exons ATGACCAGCAAGTCCC CTCCTCTGTGCATGTGCCCTGTAGGCTGGAAGCTCCTGGCCATGTTGGCTCTGGTCCTGGTTGTCATGGTGTTATATTCCATCTCCCGAGAAGACAGGTACATTGAACT TTTTTATTTTCCCATCCCGGAGAAGAAGGAGCCGTGCCTCCAGGGTGAGGTGGAGAGGAAGGCCTCTAAGCTCTTTGGCAA CTACTCCCGAGATCAGCCCATCTTCCTGCGGCTTAGGGATTATTTCTGGGTCAAGACACCATCTGCCTATGAGCTGCCCTATGGGACCAAGGGGAGTG AAGACCTGCTCCTCCGGGTTCTAGCCATCACCAGCTACTCCATTCCAGAGAGCATCCAGAG TCTCAAGTGCCGCCGCTGCGTGGTGGTGGGGAACGGGCACCGACTGCGCAATAGCTCGCTAGGAGATGCCATCAACAAGTACGATGTGGTCATCAG atTGAACAACGCCCCAGTGGCTGGCTATGAGGGTGACGTGGGCTCCAAGACCACCATGCGTCTCTTCTACCCTGAATCTGCCCACTTCAACCCCAAAGTGGAGAACAACCCAGACACACTCCTTGTGCTGGTAGCTTTCAAGGCGATGGACTTCCACTGGATTGAGACCATCCTGAGTGATAAGAAGCGG GTGCGAAAGGGCTTCTGGAAACAGCCTCCCCTCATCTGGGACGTCAACCCCAAACAGATTCGGATTCTCAACCCCTTCTTCATGGAGATCACAGCTGACAGACTGCTGAGCCTACCAATGCAACAGCCACGCAAGATTAAGCAG AAGCCCACCACAGGCCTGTTGGCCATCACTCTGGCCCTCCACCTCTGTGACTTGGTGCATATTGCTGGCTTTGGCTACCCAGACACCCACAATAAGAAGCAGACCATTCACTACTATGAGCAGATCACGCTCAAGTCCATGGCG GGGTCAGGCCACAACGTCTCCCAAGAGGCCCTGGCCATCAAGCGGATGCTGGAAATCGGAGCAGTCAAGAACCTCACCTCCTTCTGA
- the ST3GAL4 gene encoding CMP-N-acetylneuraminate-beta-galactosamide-alpha-2,3-sialyltransferase 4 isoform X3, with amino-acid sequence MTSKSRWKLLAMLALVLVVMVLYSISREDSFYFPIPEKKEPCLQGEVERKASKLFGNYSRDQPIFLRLRDYFWVKTPSAYELPYGTKGSEDLLLRVLAITSYSIPESIQSLKCRRCVVVGNGHRLRNSSLGDAINKYDVVIRLNNAPVAGYEGDVGSKTTMRLFYPESAHFNPKVENNPDTLLVLVAFKAMDFHWIETILSDKKRVRKGFWKQPPLIWDVNPKQIRILNPFFMEITADRLLSLPMQQPRKIKQKPTTGLLAITLALHLCDLVHIAGFGYPDTHNKKQTIHYYEQITLKSMAGSGHNVSQEALAIKRMLEIGAVKNLTSF; translated from the exons ATGACCAGCAAGTCCC GCTGGAAGCTCCTGGCCATGTTGGCTCTGGTCCTGGTTGTCATGGTGTTATATTCCATCTCCCGAGAAGACAG TTTTTATTTTCCCATCCCGGAGAAGAAGGAGCCGTGCCTCCAGGGTGAGGTGGAGAGGAAGGCCTCTAAGCTCTTTGGCAA CTACTCCCGAGATCAGCCCATCTTCCTGCGGCTTAGGGATTATTTCTGGGTCAAGACACCATCTGCCTATGAGCTGCCCTATGGGACCAAGGGGAGTG AAGACCTGCTCCTCCGGGTTCTAGCCATCACCAGCTACTCCATTCCAGAGAGCATCCAGAG TCTCAAGTGCCGCCGCTGCGTGGTGGTGGGGAACGGGCACCGACTGCGCAATAGCTCGCTAGGAGATGCCATCAACAAGTACGATGTGGTCATCAG atTGAACAACGCCCCAGTGGCTGGCTATGAGGGTGACGTGGGCTCCAAGACCACCATGCGTCTCTTCTACCCTGAATCTGCCCACTTCAACCCCAAAGTGGAGAACAACCCAGACACACTCCTTGTGCTGGTAGCTTTCAAGGCGATGGACTTCCACTGGATTGAGACCATCCTGAGTGATAAGAAGCGG GTGCGAAAGGGCTTCTGGAAACAGCCTCCCCTCATCTGGGACGTCAACCCCAAACAGATTCGGATTCTCAACCCCTTCTTCATGGAGATCACAGCTGACAGACTGCTGAGCCTACCAATGCAACAGCCACGCAAGATTAAGCAG AAGCCCACCACAGGCCTGTTGGCCATCACTCTGGCCCTCCACCTCTGTGACTTGGTGCATATTGCTGGCTTTGGCTACCCAGACACCCACAATAAGAAGCAGACCATTCACTACTATGAGCAGATCACGCTCAAGTCCATGGCG GGGTCAGGCCACAACGTCTCCCAAGAGGCCCTGGCCATCAAGCGGATGCTGGAAATCGGAGCAGTCAAGAACCTCACCTCCTTCTGA
- the ST3GAL4 gene encoding CMP-N-acetylneuraminate-beta-galactosamide-alpha-2,3-sialyltransferase 4 isoform X2, whose amino-acid sequence MTSKSRWKLLAMLALVLVVMVLYSISREDRYIELFYFPIPEKKEPCLQGEVERKASKLFGNYSRDQPIFLRLRDYFWVKTPSAYELPYGTKGSEDLLLRVLAITSYSIPESIQSLKCRRCVVVGNGHRLRNSSLGDAINKYDVVIRLNNAPVAGYEGDVGSKTTMRLFYPESAHFNPKVENNPDTLLVLVAFKAMDFHWIETILSDKKRVRKGFWKQPPLIWDVNPKQIRILNPFFMEITADRLLSLPMQQPRKIKQKPTTGLLAITLALHLCDLVHIAGFGYPDTHNKKQTIHYYEQITLKSMAGSGHNVSQEALAIKRMLEIGAVKNLTSF is encoded by the exons ATGACCAGCAAGTCCC GCTGGAAGCTCCTGGCCATGTTGGCTCTGGTCCTGGTTGTCATGGTGTTATATTCCATCTCCCGAGAAGACAGGTACATTGAACT TTTTTATTTTCCCATCCCGGAGAAGAAGGAGCCGTGCCTCCAGGGTGAGGTGGAGAGGAAGGCCTCTAAGCTCTTTGGCAA CTACTCCCGAGATCAGCCCATCTTCCTGCGGCTTAGGGATTATTTCTGGGTCAAGACACCATCTGCCTATGAGCTGCCCTATGGGACCAAGGGGAGTG AAGACCTGCTCCTCCGGGTTCTAGCCATCACCAGCTACTCCATTCCAGAGAGCATCCAGAG TCTCAAGTGCCGCCGCTGCGTGGTGGTGGGGAACGGGCACCGACTGCGCAATAGCTCGCTAGGAGATGCCATCAACAAGTACGATGTGGTCATCAG atTGAACAACGCCCCAGTGGCTGGCTATGAGGGTGACGTGGGCTCCAAGACCACCATGCGTCTCTTCTACCCTGAATCTGCCCACTTCAACCCCAAAGTGGAGAACAACCCAGACACACTCCTTGTGCTGGTAGCTTTCAAGGCGATGGACTTCCACTGGATTGAGACCATCCTGAGTGATAAGAAGCGG GTGCGAAAGGGCTTCTGGAAACAGCCTCCCCTCATCTGGGACGTCAACCCCAAACAGATTCGGATTCTCAACCCCTTCTTCATGGAGATCACAGCTGACAGACTGCTGAGCCTACCAATGCAACAGCCACGCAAGATTAAGCAG AAGCCCACCACAGGCCTGTTGGCCATCACTCTGGCCCTCCACCTCTGTGACTTGGTGCATATTGCTGGCTTTGGCTACCCAGACACCCACAATAAGAAGCAGACCATTCACTACTATGAGCAGATCACGCTCAAGTCCATGGCG GGGTCAGGCCACAACGTCTCCCAAGAGGCCCTGGCCATCAAGCGGATGCTGGAAATCGGAGCAGTCAAGAACCTCACCTCCTTCTGA
- the ST3GAL4 gene encoding CMP-N-acetylneuraminate-beta-galactosamide-alpha-2,3-sialyltransferase 4 isoform X1: MTSKSPPLCMCPVGWKLLAMLALVLVVMVLYSISREDSFYFPIPEKKEPCLQGEVERKASKLFGNYSRDQPIFLRLRDYFWVKTPSAYELPYGTKGSEDLLLRVLAITSYSIPESIQSLKCRRCVVVGNGHRLRNSSLGDAINKYDVVIRLNNAPVAGYEGDVGSKTTMRLFYPESAHFNPKVENNPDTLLVLVAFKAMDFHWIETILSDKKRVRKGFWKQPPLIWDVNPKQIRILNPFFMEITADRLLSLPMQQPRKIKQKPTTGLLAITLALHLCDLVHIAGFGYPDTHNKKQTIHYYEQITLKSMAGSGHNVSQEALAIKRMLEIGAVKNLTSF; encoded by the exons ATGACCAGCAAGTCCC CTCCTCTGTGCATGTGCCCTGTAGGCTGGAAGCTCCTGGCCATGTTGGCTCTGGTCCTGGTTGTCATGGTGTTATATTCCATCTCCCGAGAAGACAG TTTTTATTTTCCCATCCCGGAGAAGAAGGAGCCGTGCCTCCAGGGTGAGGTGGAGAGGAAGGCCTCTAAGCTCTTTGGCAA CTACTCCCGAGATCAGCCCATCTTCCTGCGGCTTAGGGATTATTTCTGGGTCAAGACACCATCTGCCTATGAGCTGCCCTATGGGACCAAGGGGAGTG AAGACCTGCTCCTCCGGGTTCTAGCCATCACCAGCTACTCCATTCCAGAGAGCATCCAGAG TCTCAAGTGCCGCCGCTGCGTGGTGGTGGGGAACGGGCACCGACTGCGCAATAGCTCGCTAGGAGATGCCATCAACAAGTACGATGTGGTCATCAG atTGAACAACGCCCCAGTGGCTGGCTATGAGGGTGACGTGGGCTCCAAGACCACCATGCGTCTCTTCTACCCTGAATCTGCCCACTTCAACCCCAAAGTGGAGAACAACCCAGACACACTCCTTGTGCTGGTAGCTTTCAAGGCGATGGACTTCCACTGGATTGAGACCATCCTGAGTGATAAGAAGCGG GTGCGAAAGGGCTTCTGGAAACAGCCTCCCCTCATCTGGGACGTCAACCCCAAACAGATTCGGATTCTCAACCCCTTCTTCATGGAGATCACAGCTGACAGACTGCTGAGCCTACCAATGCAACAGCCACGCAAGATTAAGCAG AAGCCCACCACAGGCCTGTTGGCCATCACTCTGGCCCTCCACCTCTGTGACTTGGTGCATATTGCTGGCTTTGGCTACCCAGACACCCACAATAAGAAGCAGACCATTCACTACTATGAGCAGATCACGCTCAAGTCCATGGCG GGGTCAGGCCACAACGTCTCCCAAGAGGCCCTGGCCATCAAGCGGATGCTGGAAATCGGAGCAGTCAAGAACCTCACCTCCTTCTGA
- the ST3GAL4 gene encoding CMP-N-acetylneuraminate-beta-galactosamide-alpha-2,3-sialyltransferase 4 isoform X4, which translates to MTSKSPPLCMCPVGWKLLAMLALVLVVMVLYSISREDRYIELFYFPIPEKKEPCLQGEVERKASKLFGNYSRDQPIFLRLRDYFWVKTPSAYELPYGTKGSEDLLLRVLAITSYSIPESIQSLKCRRCVVVGNGHRLRNSSLGDAINKYDVVIRLNNAPVAGYEGDVGSKTTMRLFYPESAHFNPKVENNPDTLLVLVAFKAMDFHWIETILSDKKRVRKGFWKQPPLIWDVNPKQIRILNPFFMEITADRLLSLPMQQPRKIKQGSGHNVSQEALAIKRMLEIGAVKNLTSF; encoded by the exons ATGACCAGCAAGTCCC CTCCTCTGTGCATGTGCCCTGTAGGCTGGAAGCTCCTGGCCATGTTGGCTCTGGTCCTGGTTGTCATGGTGTTATATTCCATCTCCCGAGAAGACAGGTACATTGAACT TTTTTATTTTCCCATCCCGGAGAAGAAGGAGCCGTGCCTCCAGGGTGAGGTGGAGAGGAAGGCCTCTAAGCTCTTTGGCAA CTACTCCCGAGATCAGCCCATCTTCCTGCGGCTTAGGGATTATTTCTGGGTCAAGACACCATCTGCCTATGAGCTGCCCTATGGGACCAAGGGGAGTG AAGACCTGCTCCTCCGGGTTCTAGCCATCACCAGCTACTCCATTCCAGAGAGCATCCAGAG TCTCAAGTGCCGCCGCTGCGTGGTGGTGGGGAACGGGCACCGACTGCGCAATAGCTCGCTAGGAGATGCCATCAACAAGTACGATGTGGTCATCAG atTGAACAACGCCCCAGTGGCTGGCTATGAGGGTGACGTGGGCTCCAAGACCACCATGCGTCTCTTCTACCCTGAATCTGCCCACTTCAACCCCAAAGTGGAGAACAACCCAGACACACTCCTTGTGCTGGTAGCTTTCAAGGCGATGGACTTCCACTGGATTGAGACCATCCTGAGTGATAAGAAGCGG GTGCGAAAGGGCTTCTGGAAACAGCCTCCCCTCATCTGGGACGTCAACCCCAAACAGATTCGGATTCTCAACCCCTTCTTCATGGAGATCACAGCTGACAGACTGCTGAGCCTACCAATGCAACAGCCACGCAAGATTAAGCAG GGGTCAGGCCACAACGTCTCCCAAGAGGCCCTGGCCATCAAGCGGATGCTGGAAATCGGAGCAGTCAAGAACCTCACCTCCTTCTGA